One genomic window of Sphingopyxis sp. OPL5 includes the following:
- a CDS encoding ATP-binding protein — translation MRLTELSLENYGGFANRELTIPETAGLTLVFGANEAGKSTCLEAISDFLFSIPKNTQRGSLFGYDGMRIGASMRLVDGTSLTLKRRKGNGRTLADAAGTAFEDSILAPVLGAITRDRFETLFGLNHETLRNGGERLLHAEGEIGRLIVEAGGGLRALVSRLDDLGAEANLLFDTRRSASRLYYQQLAVFEAADKTARGAQLSRETYEQSRRAAIAAEKSLSGLRDERRNLAISRSKLERGLRVSPHLRQLDHLTTALAAYEDIAFFPADFAARARAAADARDAAVNAQERAVERQDRIKARLDAIFVDLPLKERESDIRSLGERALHVSKARSDRANRQAEIDKGEAEMASLRQMLGVTPDTDLLPLLPGQAALEKIRRLADEATERRPGLANAEQRAIELQEKISVLDDRLDTARQKGFDVPSEASSSAFASLAAQKSSLLARQQQLDAGTVTLSTALTALGFRSLEELAAFACPSADDIRAEKIAQEGLAAQIDAQAQLKRQAQRDIATAEREAADLEASGRIATDASLAEARELRTEAWTPIRSSYVDGQLPEDGNVREQGAAAFDAALTSADELADRRAEEAERAASFAQTHRRIAEGKDRVSAAQEEESAFTQHYERRVAAWSNSLPEAHARHADLPALLLFAEKRHQLLQDAEKLGQEANALHLENAQLAPTTDLLERVERGRGLDPSQPFGERVGAVQSAISRHEQAHADFLRDERDRADLLRQHKTSETDLRDLRAAQATWDAAWPLACSVLGLSGDIAPAQGSDAAAEWANARGVLSAIGQSRHRLKRMDEDEALLGSDVAAVAAQLQIEVGSDCVVAAQMLVTRLDANVIAQTQYDGLLPDYEEAKVDRGLAQDALTAADEQLASLAAIVKLEATTVPLADAAARCEARAALLREKSQAEHTASEIGDGLDLLSLRTEWGGRDLDEIRAELEDQTSRAAEVESEIEAAVLAEKQALDELAGYLSESQVNHAVAEREAASAQMHLALERYLELSVAHDLVISAMATIRSEQQDPLILRAGALFAATTLGEFSGIETDIDDKGQPVVVGRRANGGRTSVAMMSDGTRDQLFLAFRLASLENYAEATEPLPFIADDILVHFDDDRGRSTLELLGEFGKKNQVLLFTHHRSVRDMAMPLVERGDASVIDLARPA, via the coding sequence ATGCGCCTGACTGAACTCAGCCTCGAAAATTATGGCGGATTCGCCAACCGCGAACTGACGATTCCTGAAACAGCCGGGCTCACGCTCGTGTTCGGCGCCAACGAGGCGGGGAAAAGCACGTGCCTCGAAGCCATCAGCGATTTTCTATTCTCGATCCCGAAAAATACGCAGCGCGGAAGCTTGTTCGGATATGACGGCATGCGCATCGGCGCTTCCATGCGTCTCGTCGACGGGACCTCGCTGACGCTCAAAAGGCGCAAGGGCAATGGCCGGACGCTGGCCGACGCGGCAGGCACCGCATTCGAGGATAGCATTCTCGCTCCCGTCCTGGGGGCCATTACCCGCGACCGGTTCGAAACGCTGTTCGGGCTGAATCACGAAACGCTGCGTAATGGCGGCGAACGGCTCTTGCATGCCGAAGGCGAGATAGGCCGGCTGATCGTCGAAGCGGGCGGCGGTTTGCGCGCCTTGGTGAGCCGCCTCGACGATTTGGGCGCCGAAGCGAATTTGTTGTTCGACACGCGCCGTTCGGCAAGCCGCCTATATTATCAGCAGTTGGCGGTCTTCGAGGCGGCCGACAAGACGGCCCGGGGTGCACAGCTTTCCAGGGAGACTTACGAGCAATCCCGTAGAGCCGCGATCGCGGCGGAAAAGAGCTTGAGCGGTTTGCGCGACGAGCGCCGCAACTTGGCCATATCTCGGTCGAAACTGGAACGCGGGTTGCGCGTGTCCCCCCATCTGCGCCAGCTCGACCATCTGACGACGGCACTCGCCGCATATGAGGACATAGCATTTTTTCCCGCCGATTTTGCGGCGCGCGCGCGGGCTGCGGCCGATGCGCGCGATGCCGCGGTAAATGCCCAAGAAAGGGCCGTAGAACGCCAGGATCGCATCAAGGCGCGGCTCGATGCCATCTTTGTAGACCTGCCGCTGAAAGAGCGCGAAAGCGACATTCGAAGCCTCGGGGAACGAGCCCTGCACGTCAGTAAGGCGCGGTCCGATCGCGCCAATCGTCAAGCCGAGATCGACAAGGGTGAAGCCGAGATGGCTTCGTTGCGCCAGATGCTCGGCGTGACGCCCGATACAGACCTCCTGCCGTTACTACCCGGGCAGGCGGCTCTCGAGAAGATCCGCCGCCTTGCCGATGAAGCGACCGAACGCAGGCCCGGCCTTGCCAACGCCGAGCAACGAGCGATCGAGTTACAAGAGAAGATATCGGTGCTGGACGATCGCCTCGATACCGCGCGGCAAAAGGGTTTTGACGTTCCATCCGAGGCTTCCTCGTCCGCGTTCGCCAGTCTCGCGGCTCAGAAATCGTCGCTGCTGGCTCGCCAGCAGCAACTCGATGCTGGTACCGTCACGCTATCGACCGCGCTGACCGCGCTCGGTTTCCGCTCGCTCGAAGAGCTTGCTGCCTTTGCCTGTCCTTCCGCCGACGATATCCGGGCCGAAAAAATTGCCCAGGAGGGGCTGGCAGCGCAGATTGACGCGCAAGCCCAGCTCAAACGTCAGGCCCAGCGCGATATTGCAACCGCCGAGCGTGAGGCTGCCGACCTCGAGGCTTCGGGACGGATCGCGACCGATGCGTCACTTGCTGAGGCACGTGAACTCCGTACCGAAGCCTGGACTCCGATACGATCCTCTTATGTGGACGGACAACTGCCGGAGGACGGCAACGTCCGCGAACAGGGCGCTGCGGCGTTCGATGCAGCGCTGACGTCTGCGGACGAGCTGGCGGACCGCCGCGCCGAGGAAGCCGAACGCGCCGCCTCGTTCGCGCAAACACACCGGCGTATCGCGGAGGGCAAGGACAGAGTATCGGCAGCGCAGGAAGAAGAGAGCGCATTCACGCAGCACTATGAGCGAAGGGTGGCGGCCTGGTCGAACAGCCTTCCCGAAGCCCATGCCAGACATGCCGATCTCCCCGCGTTGCTTCTGTTCGCCGAAAAGCGCCATCAACTGCTTCAGGACGCCGAAAAACTCGGCCAAGAAGCCAATGCGCTGCATCTTGAAAATGCGCAACTCGCGCCGACGACGGACCTGCTCGAACGCGTGGAACGCGGGCGCGGCTTGGATCCATCCCAGCCATTCGGAGAGCGGGTGGGCGCTGTCCAGAGCGCTATTTCGAGACACGAGCAGGCGCATGCCGATTTTCTGCGCGATGAGCGGGACCGGGCGGATCTCTTGCGGCAGCACAAAACGTCGGAAACGGACCTGCGCGATTTACGGGCAGCACAAGCGACCTGGGACGCCGCATGGCCACTCGCATGCAGCGTCCTTGGGCTCAGCGGCGACATTGCCCCGGCACAAGGCAGCGATGCTGCCGCCGAATGGGCCAATGCCCGCGGCGTGCTCTCGGCGATCGGACAATCGCGGCATCGCCTCAAGCGAATGGACGAGGACGAAGCCCTCCTCGGATCGGACGTTGCTGCGGTCGCCGCCCAATTGCAGATCGAGGTGGGCAGCGATTGCGTCGTGGCAGCGCAGATGCTGGTCACGCGGCTCGACGCCAATGTCATCGCGCAGACCCAGTATGACGGACTTCTCCCGGACTATGAAGAGGCGAAGGTGGATAGGGGTCTGGCCCAGGATGCGCTGACGGCGGCCGACGAGCAGCTGGCGAGCCTCGCCGCGATTGTCAAATTAGAGGCAACGACAGTCCCCTTGGCGGATGCGGCCGCCCGGTGCGAAGCGCGTGCTGCCCTGCTGCGCGAGAAAAGCCAAGCTGAACACACCGCAAGCGAAATCGGGGACGGCCTTGATCTTCTCTCGCTGCGGACCGAGTGGGGCGGCCGCGACCTCGATGAAATTCGTGCCGAGCTCGAAGATCAGACGTCGCGCGCGGCAGAGGTCGAAAGCGAGATCGAAGCGGCGGTCCTCGCGGAGAAGCAGGCGCTGGACGAACTGGCCGGCTATCTCAGTGAAAGCCAGGTCAATCATGCCGTGGCCGAACGCGAGGCTGCTAGCGCGCAAATGCATCTCGCTCTCGAGCGCTATCTCGAATTATCGGTCGCGCACGACCTTGTCATCTCGGCGATGGCCACCATACGCTCGGAGCAGCAGGACCCCTTGATTTTGCGCGCCGGCGCGCTTTTTGCGGCAACAACGCTCGGCGAATTTTCGGGCATCGAAACCGATATCGACGACAAGGGGCAGCCGGTCGTCGTGGGACGCCGCGCCAATGGCGGCCGCACCTCGGTGGCTATGATGAGCGACGGGACACGCGATCAGCTTTTTCTGGCGTTCCGGCTCGCAAGTCTCGAAAATTATGCCGAGGCAACCGAGCCGCTGCCCTTTATCGCCGACGACATTTTGGTCCATTTTGACGATGATCGCGGTCGGTCGACACTTGAGCTTCTCGGTGAATTTGGCAAAAAAAATCAGGTACTTCTTTTCACCCATCATCGAAGTGTCCGCGATATGGCCATGCCGCTGGTCGAGCGCGGCGATGCAAGCGTCATTGACTTGGCGAGACCCGCATGA
- a CDS encoding exonuclease SbcCD subunit D — MSSFTFVHAADLHLDSPLLGLAGKSSDYAARVEAASREAFDNLIKLAIDGQCRFMLLAGDIFDGDLRNFQTGLYFIEGMRRLGAAGINVYMVLGNHDSENRFAEKLSLTDNVHVFPKAKPATHLIEDLGVAIHGQSFPRPDVSEDLARGYPPALSGAFNIGVLHTACAGSEGHHARYAPCTPEQLANHGYDYWALGHVHAHAILSEYPHIVYPGNLQGRHPRETGPKGAVLVTVDEGRLAGLEHRALDVVRWATLRVDASGVEEERDLLDLIRTELAACLVDAGGRPVALRLSIVGTSPLHARMILGRSRFRDDIETLLATLSHDIWLEKLKLETQPPAATEAIDPTVAGRLDRELVRLSKDKALDAVLESRLVEIRAKLPAGAHADAFIEQMRAEMPERAATLARSLVSEADHAPD; from the coding sequence GTGAGCAGCTTTACCTTTGTCCATGCGGCCGATCTTCACCTCGATAGCCCGCTCCTTGGATTGGCGGGCAAATCGTCCGACTATGCCGCGCGCGTGGAAGCAGCATCCCGCGAAGCTTTTGACAATCTGATCAAGCTGGCGATCGACGGACAATGCCGGTTCATGTTGCTCGCAGGAGATATTTTCGATGGAGATCTGCGCAATTTCCAGACCGGGCTCTATTTCATTGAAGGGATGCGCCGCCTCGGTGCCGCGGGCATCAACGTTTACATGGTGCTCGGGAACCATGATTCAGAAAACCGGTTTGCCGAAAAATTGTCTTTGACGGACAATGTCCATGTCTTTCCCAAGGCAAAACCCGCGACCCATCTGATCGAAGACTTGGGTGTGGCGATCCATGGGCAAAGCTTTCCGCGCCCCGATGTCTCCGAAGATTTGGCGCGGGGCTACCCGCCGGCGCTCAGCGGGGCCTTCAATATCGGCGTGCTGCACACTGCTTGCGCGGGCAGCGAAGGCCATCATGCGCGCTATGCTCCCTGTACGCCCGAGCAGCTAGCCAATCATGGCTATGATTATTGGGCGCTGGGTCACGTCCATGCGCATGCCATACTCTCAGAATATCCGCACATCGTATATCCCGGCAATCTTCAAGGGCGGCATCCCCGCGAAACGGGGCCAAAAGGCGCGGTCCTTGTCACGGTCGACGAGGGCAGGCTTGCCGGTCTCGAGCATCGCGCGCTCGATGTCGTTCGCTGGGCTACGCTTAGGGTCGACGCCAGTGGCGTCGAAGAGGAGCGTGATCTGCTGGACCTGATCCGCACAGAGCTGGCCGCGTGCCTCGTCGACGCAGGCGGCAGACCGGTGGCGCTTCGTCTCTCAATTGTCGGAACATCGCCCCTACATGCGCGGATGATTTTGGGACGCAGCCGCTTTCGTGACGATATCGAAACGCTTCTTGCAACGCTCTCGCACGATATATGGCTGGAAAAGCTCAAGCTTGAAACGCAGCCTCCGGCGGCAACGGAAGCGATCGACCCGACCGTTGCCGGGCGGCTCGACCGGGAGTTGGTCCGTCTGAGCAAGGACAAGGCGCTCGACGCTGTCCTGGAAAGCCGACTCGTCGAAATCCGGGCGAAGCTTCCCGCAGGTGCGCATGCCGATGCCTTCATCGAGCAGATGCGCGCCGAGATGCCCGAACGCGCCGCAACGCTGGCGCGCAGCTTGGTAAGCGAAGCCGACCATGCGCCTGACTGA
- a CDS encoding EexN family lipoprotein — protein MRAIMTLAIAVTLAACGRSEPRSLQYFESHLEEARDIVAACEDDTHRGDECQNASIAVETAEAREKFERFRGK, from the coding sequence TTGCGTGCGATCATGACCTTGGCGATTGCCGTCACCTTGGCGGCGTGCGGACGAAGCGAGCCGCGCAGTCTGCAGTATTTCGAGAGCCATCTGGAGGAAGCGCGGGACATCGTCGCTGCTTGTGAGGACGATACTCACCGCGGCGATGAGTGCCAGAACGCAAGCATCGCAGTCGAAACCGCCGAAGCCCGAGAAAAATTCGAACGGTTCCGCGGCAAATAA
- a CDS encoding HEPN domain-containing protein, whose amino-acid sequence MKSGIDHLPPHKQRELERVVEIVFEEFEDALALATQGWKKKGRISKIILYGSYARGGWVDEPHTAKGYQSDYDLLIIVNDKRLTDRADYWSKLDDRLIRELSVTKTLRTPVNFIVHSLDEVNSGLSQGRYFFMDVARDGIAIYQAVDDELPEPQPKTPHAALEMAREYFDEWFPSGGEFFDNYSFNLAKGRLNNAAFQLHQATERFYNCALLVCSFYSPHVHNLAFLRTQAERIDLRLADVWPRDAKSDRSRFEKLKEAYIKARYSKHYRITENELSWLGERVTVLAKVVESVCAERIALLESTAKQAG is encoded by the coding sequence ATGAAAAGCGGTATCGACCATCTTCCCCCGCACAAGCAGCGTGAACTCGAGCGCGTCGTCGAGATCGTCTTCGAAGAATTCGAGGATGCGCTGGCGCTCGCGACGCAGGGCTGGAAGAAGAAGGGCCGCATCTCGAAAATCATTCTCTACGGCAGCTATGCGAGGGGAGGCTGGGTCGACGAGCCGCACACCGCCAAGGGCTATCAGTCCGACTATGACCTGCTGATCATCGTCAACGACAAGCGGCTGACCGATCGCGCCGACTATTGGTCGAAGCTCGACGACCGGCTCATTCGCGAACTGTCGGTAACGAAGACGCTGCGGACGCCGGTGAACTTCATCGTGCACAGTCTCGACGAGGTGAATAGCGGGCTGTCGCAGGGGCGCTATTTTTTCATGGACGTCGCGCGCGACGGGATTGCGATTTATCAGGCGGTTGATGATGAGTTGCCTGAGCCACAGCCTAAAACGCCGCATGCAGCGCTGGAGATGGCGCGGGAATATTTCGATGAGTGGTTTCCCAGCGGCGGCGAGTTCTTCGATAACTATAGCTTCAATCTCGCTAAAGGCCGGCTGAACAACGCCGCTTTTCAGCTCCACCAGGCGACAGAGCGGTTCTACAACTGTGCGCTGTTAGTCTGCTCATTTTATTCGCCGCATGTGCATAATTTAGCGTTTCTGCGGACGCAGGCTGAGCGTATCGATCTTCGGCTCGCGGACGTCTGGCCGCGTGACGCGAAATCCGACCGGTCACGTTTTGAGAAGCTCAAGGAAGCTTACATCAAGGCGCGCTACTCGAAGCATTATCGCATTACCGAGAATGAGCTTTCCTGGCTCGGCGAACGCGTCACAGTACTGGCAAAGGTGGTGGAATCGGTTTGCGCCGAGCGGATCGCTCTGCTGGAATCCACCGCAAAGCAGGCAGGCTGA
- a CDS encoding DUF736 domain-containing protein yields the protein MGAIGFVSGTIEKGFVGELRTLSIRVPIEIRINRGKGSDVQPDYRVYSDDVEIGAGWVRLAAVSERRYVSLALEAPEFGQRRLYANLARAAGQDNPDAYALLWNPAD from the coding sequence ATGGGAGCCATCGGCTTCGTTAGCGGCACGATCGAGAAGGGCTTTGTCGGCGAACTTCGCACCCTCTCGATCCGGGTGCCGATCGAAATTCGTATCAACCGCGGCAAGGGGAGCGATGTGCAACCCGACTACCGCGTCTATTCCGACGACGTCGAGATCGGCGCGGGATGGGTGCGCCTCGCGGCAGTTTCCGAGCGCCGCTATGTGTCGCTCGCGCTCGAAGCCCCCGAGTTCGGGCAGCGACGACTTTATGCGAACCTTGCCCGCGCGGCGGGGCAGGACAATCCCGACGCTTATGCGCTGCTCTGGAACCCCGCCGACTGA
- a CDS encoding DUF5818 domain-containing protein, translated as MAGIGSRIDESGTLLRVAGGFALRRDLGGRWRLDLRRTPVDHVEKRVRITGTLVGEDLVEVDGVAPEGATAAGGALPDSGSPIEA; from the coding sequence ATGGCTGGAATTGGATCACGCATCGACGAGTCGGGTACGCTGCTGCGCGTGGCAGGCGGCTTTGCGCTTCGCCGCGACCTCGGCGGCCGCTGGCGGCTCGACCTTCGCCGCACCCCCGTCGACCATGTCGAGAAGCGCGTGCGCATCACGGGCACGCTCGTCGGAGAGGATCTTGTCGAGGTCGACGGCGTCGCCCCGGAAGGCGCTACCGCGGCGGGTGGTGCTCTTCCGGACAGCGGCTCGCCGATCGAAGCATAG
- a CDS encoding sensor histidine kinase — translation MRETLIEDEAAQGGLAVRESAAHLAALVDGSDDAIISKTLDGIITSWNPAAERMFGYRADEIVGRSILNLIPEERRSEETAIIERIRAGERVPPFETVRRRKDGSLVDLSITVSPVRRADGTIIGASKIARDISERKAVEAQLARQAERLTHLNRAALLVSQDLDLERIVQAVTDIATELSGARFGAFFYNVLGDEGESYLLFSLSGAPREAFERFGMPRNTAVFDPTFRGAGTIRSGDIRKDPRYGLSAPHHGMPEGHLPVVSYLAVPVISRSGEVLGGLLFGHDEPAMFNAEVEELVEALAAQAAVAMDNAHLHEAARVEIAARVRAEEELQLTLAEMRHRVKNTLAMVQAIAAQTFRETPAAERQSFEARVRALSDAHDLLTERHWGTVSAGEMIERALHAFDKMKPGRISLAGPDAEVPASRALLAAMALHELGTNAVKYGALSGDAGTVAVEWDMVNESDRDRLRLRWSEQGGPPVSPPARTGFGTRMLERALRGRGGSAAIEFRPEGVCCTLELPA, via the coding sequence ATGCGTGAGACGCTGATCGAGGACGAAGCGGCGCAAGGGGGCTTAGCCGTTCGCGAAAGTGCCGCGCACCTCGCGGCGCTCGTCGACGGGTCGGACGATGCGATCATCAGCAAGACGCTCGATGGTATCATCACCAGCTGGAATCCCGCGGCCGAACGCATGTTCGGTTATCGTGCCGACGAGATCGTCGGCCGCTCGATCCTCAACCTCATCCCCGAGGAACGCCGCAGCGAAGAAACCGCGATCATCGAGCGCATTCGCGCCGGGGAGCGCGTTCCGCCTTTCGAGACGGTCCGGCGGCGCAAGGACGGCAGCCTCGTCGATCTCTCGATCACCGTGTCGCCGGTGCGCCGCGCCGACGGCACGATCATCGGCGCTTCGAAGATCGCGCGCGACATCTCGGAACGAAAGGCGGTCGAGGCGCAGCTCGCCCGCCAGGCCGAGCGGCTGACCCACCTCAATCGCGCCGCCCTCCTCGTCTCGCAGGATCTCGACCTCGAACGGATCGTCCAGGCGGTGACCGATATCGCGACCGAGCTCAGCGGTGCGCGCTTCGGCGCCTTCTTTTACAATGTGCTGGGCGACGAGGGCGAAAGCTATCTGCTCTTCTCGCTCTCCGGCGCCCCGCGCGAGGCGTTCGAGCGCTTCGGCATGCCGCGCAACACCGCCGTCTTCGACCCGACGTTCCGCGGAGCGGGGACGATCCGGTCGGGCGATATCCGCAAGGATCCGCGCTACGGCCTGAGCGCGCCGCACCACGGCATGCCGGAGGGGCATCTGCCCGTCGTGAGCTATCTCGCGGTTCCCGTCATCTCGCGCTCGGGCGAGGTGCTCGGCGGTCTTTTATTCGGCCATGACGAGCCCGCCATGTTCAATGCCGAGGTCGAGGAGCTTGTCGAGGCCTTGGCTGCGCAGGCGGCGGTGGCAATGGACAACGCCCATCTTCACGAGGCGGCGCGCGTCGAGATCGCGGCGCGCGTGAGGGCCGAAGAGGAGCTCCAGCTCACCCTCGCCGAAATGCGCCACCGGGTGAAGAACACGCTCGCGATGGTCCAGGCGATCGCCGCACAGACGTTTCGCGAGACGCCGGCCGCCGAGCGGCAATCTTTCGAGGCGCGCGTCCGCGCCCTTTCCGACGCGCACGACCTCCTCACCGAACGCCACTGGGGCACGGTATCGGCCGGCGAAATGATCGAGCGCGCGCTCCACGCCTTCGACAAGATGAAGCCGGGCCGCATCAGCCTCGCGGGGCCGGACGCCGAGGTGCCGGCGTCGAGGGCGCTGCTCGCGGCGATGGCGCTGCACGAACTCGGGACCAATGCGGTAAAATATGGAGCATTGTCGGGCGATGCCGGCACGGTCGCGGTCGAGTGGGACATGGTGAACGAGAGCGACCGGGATCGGCTCCGCCTGCGTTGGAGCGAGCAGGGCGGTCCCCCCGTTTCGCCTCCCGCGCGCACGGGTTTCGGCACGCGGATGCTCGAACGGGCGCTCCGCGGGAGGGGCGGCAGCGCTGCGATCGAGTTCCGGCCCGAGGGTGTTTGCTGCACTCTCGAGCTTCCTGCATGA
- a CDS encoding response regulator has product MPNPSPAPLCTAIVAEDEWLVRIDIVEALEAAGFAVREVETAEDALLLIGEERPHILVTDIRLAGALDGWSLAEAYRAAHPGGGVVYASANVPLADRQVEGSFFFSKPVLMSALVDACLGLCAGQDGRPA; this is encoded by the coding sequence GTGCCAAACCCGTCCCCCGCCCCTCTCTGCACGGCCATCGTCGCCGAAGACGAATGGCTCGTCCGCATCGACATCGTCGAGGCGCTCGAGGCAGCCGGGTTCGCGGTTCGCGAGGTCGAAACCGCCGAGGACGCACTGCTCCTGATCGGCGAGGAGCGACCGCATATCCTTGTGACCGATATCCGGCTTGCCGGCGCTCTCGACGGATGGAGCCTTGCGGAAGCCTATCGCGCCGCTCATCCGGGCGGCGGCGTCGTCTATGCCTCGGCCAATGTGCCGCTTGCCGATCGACAGGTCGAGGGCAGCTTCTTCTTCTCGAAACCCGTGCTGATGAGCGCGCTCGTCGATGCATGCCTCGGCCTCTGCGCCGGGCAAGACGGCCGGCCCGCCTGA
- a CDS encoding NAD(P)/FAD-dependent oxidoreductase, which translates to MPAGRDPSGELAYDALVIGAGPGGLTAALYLARYRRRTLVLHDGRSRALGAPMAWNVPGFPDGISGADLVARLTDQAGRYGAEIELARVDCLSAGAGGAPFAARLEDGRCLSARGLILATGVITNEAVLASGDHDAAVRSGALRYCPICDGFEHRGRKIAVLGSDLHGAAEAMFLRQYTDDVTLIPKWQVELTPAQRAELLASDVRIEERQLLRLAHRDRRIAVQLEGAEDALLFDTLYPALGSEPRSELLAGLGLQGDANRCLPADAFAEPLMPGVYGAGDVLAGLDQISTATGHGAAAATRLHNWLRRVEGHVMVDQH; encoded by the coding sequence ATGCCCGCTGGCCGCGACCCTTCAGGCGAGCTCGCTTATGACGCGCTCGTCATCGGCGCCGGACCCGGAGGGCTCACCGCTGCTCTCTATCTTGCGCGCTATCGCCGCCGCACCCTCGTGCTCCATGACGGACGCTCGCGCGCGCTTGGCGCGCCGATGGCCTGGAATGTGCCCGGATTTCCGGACGGGATATCGGGAGCCGATCTCGTCGCGCGGCTCACCGATCAGGCCGGGCGATACGGTGCCGAAATCGAATTGGCGCGCGTCGACTGTCTGTCCGCAGGCGCCGGCGGTGCCCCCTTCGCGGCGCGGCTCGAGGACGGCCGCTGCCTGTCGGCGCGCGGGCTCATTCTCGCGACGGGCGTCATCACCAACGAGGCGGTGCTTGCCAGCGGCGACCATGACGCCGCCGTCCGGAGCGGCGCGCTGCGCTACTGCCCGATCTGCGACGGATTTGAGCATCGCGGGCGCAAGATCGCCGTACTCGGGTCGGACCTTCATGGCGCCGCAGAGGCGATGTTCCTGAGGCAATATACCGACGATGTGACCCTCATCCCCAAGTGGCAGGTCGAGCTCACGCCCGCGCAGCGCGCCGAACTTCTGGCAAGCGACGTGCGGATCGAGGAGCGGCAGCTGCTTCGCCTCGCGCACCGGGACAGACGCATCGCGGTGCAGCTGGAGGGTGCAGAGGACGCGCTTCTCTTCGACACCCTCTATCCGGCGCTCGGGTCCGAACCGCGCAGCGAATTGCTGGCGGGGCTCGGTCTCCAAGGCGACGCCAATCGCTGCCTGCCGGCCGATGCCTTTGCCGAGCCCTTGATGCCCGGCGTCTATGGCGCCGGCGATGTTCTCGCCGGGCTCGACCAGATCAGCACCGCGACGGGCCATGGCGCGGCGGCTGCGACGCGGCTTCACAACTGGCTGCGCCGTGTCGAAGGGCATGTAATGGTGGACCAGCACTGA